The Tenrec ecaudatus isolate mTenEca1 chromosome 7, mTenEca1.hap1, whole genome shotgun sequence genome window below encodes:
- the ASF1A gene encoding histone chaperone ASF1A, translating into MAKVQVNNVVVLDNPSPFYNPFQFEITFECIEDLSEDLEWKIIYVGSAESEEYDQVLDSVLVGPVPAGRHMFVFQADAPNPGLIPDADAVGVTVVLITCTYRGQEFIRVGYYVNNEYTETELRENPPVKPDFSKLQRNILASNPRVTRFHINWEDHTEKLEDAESSNPNLQSLLSTDALPSASKGWSTSENSLNVMLESHMDCM; encoded by the exons ATGGCAAAGGTCCAGGTGAACAATGTAGTGGTGCTCGATAACCCCTCTCCTTTCTACAACCCCTTCCAGTTCGAGATCACCTTCGAGTGCATCGAGGACCTGTCTGAAG ACTTGGAGTGGAAAATTATCTATGTGGGCTCTGCAGAAAGTGAAGAATACGATCAAGTTTTAGACTCTGTTTTAGTGGGACCTGTACCTGCAGGAAGGCATATGTTTGTATTTCAG GCTGATGCACCGAACCCAGGACTCATTCCAGACGCAGATGCAGTAGGTGTAACAGTTGTGCTAATCACATGCACCTATCGAGGTCAAGAATTTATTAGAGTTGGCTATTATGTAAATAATGAATATACCGAGACAGAATTAAGGGAAAATCCGCCAGTTAAACCAGACTTTTCTAAG CTTCAAAGGAACATCTTGGCATCTAATCCCAGGGTCACACGATTCCACATTAATTGGGAAGATCACACCGAGAAACTGGAGGATGCAGAGAGCAGTAATCCCAACCTACAGTCCCTCCTTTCAACAGATGCCTTGCCTTCAGCATCCAAGGGATGGTCCACGTCAGAAAACTCGCTCAATGTCATGTTAGAATCCCACATGGACTGCATGTGA